ctagggaatgtcctaaggttgaagaaagcaatctatgggttaaaacagtcaccaagggcttggtaccacaaactgagtacaactctcaatggaagagggtttgtaaaatcagaagctgatcatacactcttcacactcacaagcaaGCCAAGAATTGTGGTGATTCTTATTTATGTAGATGACATTATCATCACAAGAAGTGACAACGAAGGTATTATCTCAACCAAAGTCTTTCTTAAGTCtacttttgatattaaagatttggggtgagctaaagtactttctagggatagaaatatgccgctctaaagaggagcttttcttatctcaaagaaagtacatacttgatcttttgaatgaGGCAGGAAAGCTTGGAGCGAGAGTAGCCAAGACTCCACTAGAAGATGGGTATAAGgtgctgcgtgagggggagattgaagacaagccCTATGCTGACGTTAAACACTATAGAAGAATGGTAGGAAAGCTGATATACCTCACCATCACCAGGCCTGATGTATGCTTTGCAGTTAACCAAGTAAGCCCGAATATGCAAGCTCCCAAGATACACCATTGGAACATGGTTGAAAGGATCCTAAGATACCTAAGAGAGGCGCCAGggcaaggagtgtggatgggatgcaacaaaaaTACAGAGATAGTTGGGTATTATGACGCTGATTGGACAGGAGACAGAGTGGATAGGAGATCCACTACCGACTATTGTACATTTATTGGAGACAAtcttgtcacttggaagagcaagaaacagaagatagtgtcatgctcaagtgctgaagctgaatatagggCAATGAGGAAGCTCACTAGTGAGTTGATTTGGATCAGAAACTTACTTCGAGACTTGGGTATAGAGACATCAACTCCAATCACcttgcattgtgataatcaagcagcaaTACACATAGCTTCCAAcagtgtgttccatgagaggactaaacacattgaggtggattgtcataaagtTAGGCAAGCAGTGGAACAAAGGATCATCTTACcctgctacacaagaagtgaggatcaactagctgacatcttcaccaaggctgcaagcacCAAGGTTTGCGAGTTCATACATTCCAAGTTAGGACTCATAGATTTTTCATCACACTAATCCTTTTagccatgaagtgttctactccttttccttggcttggtttttatcccatgaggtttttccaagctaaaggttttaatgagggaatgtttcatggtttccaagcttgaccagtcactatggtcaagcttgagggggagtgtgaagatgaagcaataagaaacaagatggttggttaaggtctcaagacaatggagataccactacaagggacaagcatgcatggttggttaaggtctcaagacaatggagatgccactacaagggacaatCATGCATGGTTTGTTAAgatctcaagacaatggagatgcactacaagggacaagcatgcatggtgggttaaggtctcaagacaatggattaTTAGTTTATCATATCTCATCTACCATTTTACAtacttgtaacccctatatataTGGGATGTTCTCATAAGCAAATGAATCAAGCAAATAAGATTCTCTTTTtttactctatctctctctttactttctAGATTAaacctctctttctctttcttgttCTTCGCTATGTTCTttaatttctaacaaaatcCAGTGAAATGTGAAGCATTGCGGGAAGAAAGGAAAGACAAAAGAGTGCTGAGATTGTTGTAGTAAGTGCTGCTCCTTGATTACGTTTCTCTGTTTGGACAAGAAAAGTGTAAGAAATTCTGAGCAGAAGCTCTGAAGCTAGAGAGGaaggaaaaaaggaaaaggaagaagaatgaGGCACAAGAAGAAATCGTTCGACTTCTACGGTTTGGCTTTTTTCATTTCATGGAGCTccaatttatatttgatttattttttgagaTACATGATGGTTATCAAAGATGATACATAGAGTTTCAAACCTTATTAACTACTGCAAATACGCTGTAACAAATATGGACTCCGTCAAAAGTTCCTACTAATCCAGGGTTTGAAATATGGACTCTGTCAAAAAATCTTTCTAATTCAGGGGTGTTTCTAATGTCTTTGGATATCCTTCATGAAAAAAATTACTGGTGGGTTGACCGTCCagttttgcaaattatttgctGAGAAAATATTTCAGTTTGTACACCATCTTATCATTTTGTGTAGCGGTTCCCACGGGGTCAGAATGATAGAATTGAGAAAGACCGAGAGAATAGGACGTGAGAGTAAGGAAGAAACAAAGTATGCTTGATTTCAAGAgatagaaaataaagaaaacaagtgAGAATAAGAGAGAATAAAGCgtaaggagaaaatgaagaaagagaattcctcttttttttagatctgaaaaatatcATTACAATAGAttacaaggaagaagaagataataaaCAAGAACTGTCTTACACAATGAACCAAACACACTTGGTTTACTAgggaaaccacaataaaatatatgtctGTTTTTATTGTAGCTCTGCCGGTACTGTTCATATTGGCAAGCCTTGCTTGTTTCTCTTTGGCAAACCTTGCTAATATTAACCTTGACAGATCTTGCTGGATAAATAATTCTTCCTTTTATTTTCATGCACAACAAtttcttcttcattccaacactCCCTTTCAAACTTGACCATTGGAAATCTTTGGACAAGCTTGGAACATTAAAgaacctccctcattaaaaacctaaaTGTGAAAAACCTCATGGAATAAAACTAACACttagggaaaaagagtgaagtCAACAATGCCTAAGGATTGACCCGTGAGTCTAAGGCACTTCAGATAACTCATGGTGGAGTCCTTAAACTCAGGATCATGGCATAATTTGTGCTGCAAGAATGAACTCTATTACTTGCACACACCAACATCTCGGATCACTTCTCTAGGCCGGTTTGGTGTATCCCCCTTTCTTCTGACCACTCGCCATCTTCAAGGGTTTAGGGACAACCAACTTCTACTCTAGAGTTTTAACTAGTTGTTTGAATTTTGTCTTCGTCTTCTAATGTTTGATTAGTTTTCATTTTCCTATcatattacttttttaaaattcagaatGACAATTGTTTCCTCTCTATCGTTTTCTGCATTTTGCGTAAcagtttgatattttaaaaattggagTTTTAGAAACTTGCCAAAAACTgacattattttcaaaaaaattccctttattcatttttaattaacatttttttttgttttatgtaatGTGATGCAatttgaaaagtttttttttccgaagGAAGATCTGGTTGGGTATTTTGCGTTAAAATTAAATTAGCAAGGTTAacgtaaaatatttaatattaacaCAAAGAATAAGAGAATGAGTGTTTGGGGCCTCTCGTTTATTAAAACGTGTTCTCAGAGTATCTCTATATATTAATCACggatcatttaaaaagttgtaacattaagtttgtactaattaaaaagagacCATGCTTAGGTGTCACTTAATTAGAATGTCAATTTAGCTTACGTGGCAGACagcttaagaatcaattgaaaaaatgttGGTCCAAATTCAATTACTAGGGAGCATTATATTAActcaaaatataagaagtgtgtattttttccttaaataaaagttacagaattacctaatatgattaacatatatatgacaattaatgaatatgaataataaatatttgataacaatttttacatttttcttcattttttgtttaattttatattattaaaaaaattaaacaatcacattaaccatataataataaaaaattagatttatttttttatgttatatttttaattttttaaaatgactttaaattacaaaaatgaggaaaccttatatgttatatttttcttatatgttagatttttcttatatgtaatatttttaattttttaaacgaatttatattacaaaaatgtaagttttctaTAAACATaggactaaaaacattaaaattacatgtatcaattcgatggttgatctgaaacctttcaaaatcatatgaaagataaatgtcaaaattaTTCAACTGTGGAAATAATATTGTTCACctttttcaaaaatgtgttcggtgaaaaaaaaaagatattgtgtcataatttgtttaagattcaatccgatcaaccaatgatatattaattatagtttagttctacaatttttaataaaaaatgatcCGGTCCatcggaaaaaaattatataataacaacaaaaaacattgtatatgtctaaataaaattatcaaatatataaaacaaagtatcgataatttatacaaataaactcaccttGCGCAAAGtgcatgtcttatcctagttaaaatgaatctaattaaaaattatttattttgaaatctcaTGTTTTATCTATTTTGAAATCTCATGTTTTAGTTTGGTTCATAATTGTAACTTTGTTTTAAGTTAAACATTCATAATTTTAACTTTGTTTTATGTTAAACACTTATAAtatgatattaatatttgtatatttataaatatttaatttactaTATACTTCTAGAAtgtttagtatataataaatgcGACTTACATTCTCATATGCAAAAATAACTCTATTATTTTTCCATATTATGCACTAAATTGTTTCTAAGTACGaaagatttttatttgaatCCGCCAATCGGTTTCGAAATGTTTGACATCAAACATATTAGTAGTTTTGATGGTAGGTGAAATTATATGTTAGCCAAAAAAGTGATGTGTGAATATACTCCTTTAGATCGATGGTTGTGATAAGAATAGGTTAAGAATAGAAAAAATAGTAAACGCATATCTCTATGCCACTCCTAACAAAGTCTAAATCCATTGAGATGCAATATGTTGCCACTAATCTACCAAGAAGATGTAGTTTCAGGGCATGAGCAACATGACCTACCAGATAAGATACAAGCACTCTTGTAAAGATTATATGGCGTCTTTCCTGAAGATATTCCATCAGAACTACCACCATTCAAAGGGATTGAAAACCAGATTGATCTTGTTCCTGGAGCACCTTTGTATAATCGTGCAACCTATAGCTATAAGGCCGACCCTGAAGAAGCAAGAGATAAAGGAAATTATAAGACATTTTCCAAGGGCTATATATTATGGAGAGCTTCAGCCCATGCATCGTGCCGGTCCTACTAGTGCCTAAGAAGAGCGAATATTGAAGAATGTGTGTGGCTTGTAGGGAGATCAACAATATCACCATCAGGTATACACTAAATTCCCTGATTCATGACCTTTTAGATGACATCAAGGAAGCTACCATGTTCTCCAAGATGGACTTGTGTAGTGTATACAACAATGGTAGAATGAGGAAAGCGATAAGTGTAAGATGGTCTTCAAGACTAGTAGAAGCCTATACCAATGGTTGGTGATGAAGCTCATGAATCACGTTCTAAAGGTCCACATCAATAAGTTTTAGTTGTATATTTTGATGATGTTCTCATCTATAGTATATGTCTCACTGACCATCAAAATAACAAGTACTTGAAATACTTCAGCTAGAACAACTATGTGCAAACCTAAAGGAATACATGTTTGTAAGCTTTGTTTAAAATTCTCAGAGTCTCTCAAGGTGGATAAGGAGAAGATATATTCCATATAAGAATGGCCAACACCAACGACTACTGGGCATGTTTAAAGTTTTCATGGACTGGCCAGACCTATAGGAGGTTTGTGAGGAACTTTATCACTACAGCCGCACAATTTACCTTAGTGATTAAGAAGAACACGACTTTCAGTGGGGGTCAGCGCAAGATGATGCATTCATCAAGCTCAAAGACAACCTAACTAATGTGCATTTTTTCGTACttcaaaactaattaaatttttgaggttgaatgtgatgcttctggcACATGTATATGTGGTGTCTTAAATCAAGGAGAAAACATGTGGCTTAATTCAGTGAAAAGCTTAGTGGGGTTTCCTTGTACTATATCATACATACCGCGAGGAACTGAATGCATTAGTAAAGTATCTAGAAACATGGCAACCTTATGTCCAAAGACTTTGTTGTCCATACTAAACAAGAGACTTTAAAGCATATAGGAGGTCAAACCATACATAAATAAGGGACAATATGATGACTCGAGTTCATAGTAACATTTCCATGCATATATCATCAAATACAAGAagtaaggaaaacatagttgaTGATGGCTTGTTCAGAAGACACGCCCTGATCAGTACTTCAGAGGCTAAGATGATGGGTTTGAGCACCTTATGAACATCTATAAGGCCGATCCTGATTTCCAAGAAGTATACAACAAAACTTACAAGATGGCCTATGGAAGATTTTATCAGCATGATGAGTTCTTTATAAGGACAAATGATTGTACATCCCCCAAAGATCAGTGAGAGAGCTCTTAATGAGAGAGGTACATGGATAAAGCCTCATGAGACACTTATGTCGAGACATGACCTTAAGTATTCTGACAGAGCCCCTTTAGTCACATTTGAAAGGAGATGTGGACAGCTTCTCTACCAAATGCATCAATGTCTTTTAATGAAACTGtgtatgtttaatatttttgtaacatcccgagttgtgatatatggaaaaggttaaaagaattgatttggttatctatgtcaccaaagttgacttatcttttccatcacacatccatttagaactccagagttaagcgtgcttggactggagtagtgaaaggatgggtgatctatcggaaagtgattcgcgataccttgtgagtgaggccaaagcacgaaGAAaagtcgggtggtgattgcaggatCAGTAATCAAGTATTTCGGGCCTTAGAAAAATTTACGCACCAACCGTTGGAACAGGtgggcccacgggccgagagagcaaACGTGGGTGATCCATTAGTCGTGGGGGCGTTAcaattttatgaatattttccTCTATACTTTTATGTTACTTCTGTTTCGCAACAGTTTTCCATCCTGACTAGTATTATTTTCTAGTTTTAAgtttcatttctatttttatcaatatatttatccattcaaaattatttgttcaTTTAAATGGATAATATAGATAGTTTTGTAATGGATATTGGTTGTATAATAAAATTACccatttgaaaattaaaattttaaaatataaatatataaaaattattcaaaatttccCGTAATTATCTAAAGTTGCCTGTCCTAAAATAATTCCCAAACATCTCTAAACGTGACTCACAAGTCACAAGtctctttgttttctatttcaagCCTTTGGACGGTTGTGTTCCTTGTACATAGTTCAACATATTGTAGACTTCTAGTTACCTAGTTGGGTCAAAGCTACCGGTTTATTGCTAAACCAGTTTGTTTCGTTCCATATCTAAActgaaattttatattcttgTCTATTAGAAGTAGATTggggttttatttttatttttactgtaTATCATAACATATATCCAAAAGCAAACAGAAAGAACTGGAGACACTGTTAGTGCAGGCATCTCAACAAGTTTCGCAAGACTACTAGCGTTTTGTGTGCAAGTTACTCTGCCTCAACAAACTCATGTAATATAAGATCCTTCCCCTGCAAGTTTATGAAAAAACTCTAATCAAGTCTTGAAGGTGTCTCTCTAAGCATAAGAATTCATCAAATTCAAAAAGTGGGTATATTCAATATCACAGAACACATAACATACCTGAAAGTAACCATATGTACTCATCAGACGATAACAGTTCGAAAAAGCTCAATGGTAGGCGTTGACTTGGTGGTTTTAAACACAACATCGACTGATTCAACCTTCCCCCTAATCTCACCTCCTTGACGTCTTCTCTCCACGCACCATATACTTTTCTCACCCTCATAATTCCACCACTTGGTCTGATTACCGACCAAAATCACAAGCTTCCCACCAATATTACCCATTCTAGACTGGTAACCATAATGATAGACACAAGGAGGCAAACCATGAGCACCTTTAAGCTTAACAGGTCTCCAAACTTGCTTCTTCAGATCAAACACGAGTATCAAATGCCCAAGAAAACGCCCAGGATCAACGTTAAACAGCATACCATCAACCACGCAAGACGATGCTTGCCAAAAACCCCTCAATTCATGCCCACCGGCCCATGTTTCTAGCGTACGTTCTCTAGGATCGTAAGCGTGACACCACGCACGTGGACTCAacgtgtaaatcctctgtttcaCCACAGCGTACGTCACGAAATCAATCCTCACGTTAGATGCCATCGGCCACGTCCACCTAAGCCAAACCCTTCTCTCGAGATCAAACGCTTCGACCCAATCCGCAGACGGAGTCTCGCACCCTCCCATCACGAATATCTTCCGGTCTATAATTTTTATGGTGGGTGCActactaatattaaaattaaaatattaaataatatgaaaataaatataataaaatattaatattaatacatTATAAATTAATCATTGCTTGAAGTAAGGTATCATTTCTTAGTTTGTGATATTTTGAAgcaattttttggtaaatcaaAATGAGATATTCACTTAAATTATCTCACATTCATAGTCccttgggaaaaaaaaaaattaatttccaaactattatttttctttaaaaaaattgatagatatatgtttttttcaaaaataccagaaatatttttaaaaataaatatatgaaaataaaaaaaatactttcatataaaaaaaatttggaccccttttcttatttttaatataagaatagatgtattttaaataaaaaaatcgggCCCTTATCTATTAAGGAATAGGAAGACAACGGATTGGGTCCGGGACGGTCGCACCGCTCGCCTCTCTATCTAATCCAGCCCTGCAGGTAAATTCAAAACCAATTCCAAAAGTCTACAAATTAAaagatatgtaattaaataactaaattactTTTTCATCGtcgataaaaaaacaaaatttatctaaaGTCAAATTAGTCATTGTTTAAAACTTTAGGACTTCTGTGTAAAATTCAAATACTATTTGAATAATTACAGATCCTAgtggaaacaaatcaaaatatttttaaaaagaaattttggaaataaaaatatattattaaagtttttTGCATGTCACGTTAATAGTTACTAGTCACTACTAGTTAGGGATTTATGATTTTAgcaaaagaaattgaaaactataattgggttttaaaagtttcttttattttttgtgggctaagctattttttttttggaatttagtttgttttgtttttcatttgccTTTAATCTAAATTCTAATGGGTGCACAATTATAAATTCTAATGGGTGCACATATAAAATTACATAgcatttacattattttttaagaaaattatggGTGCCTGTGCACCCCTTTCCTATCACGTGGCTTCGCCCCTGTCTCCGGCCGCCGTCGCATCCGCCGATGACGTATATCTCACGTCCGATAGCCACGACGGCGCATCCGTAAGGGACAGGAGGGAGCGAGTCGACTCTGCGCAGCCGCAAAGAAGCGTCGTTGTTGGTTCGGTAGAGAATGTGCCAGCGCGGGAGCTCGTGAGGAGGGAACCCGAGCAAGGCGTAAAGAAAGCGTTCGGGGGCGGAGAGCTGCGATCGCGTGAGGCGGAAGTTGTGGGAAACCCAAGGTGCGTTGGACTAGTGGTTTAGTGCTTGGAGTAGGTTCCATTGCATCCCTAGTTCGATTCCCATGGGGAGGGGCAGGGGCGGACCCACAGCAGAGTGGGGTGTGGCACGTGCcccatacactacaagaaaacagcggcatactgagggaaaaaatcgccggtatgtcgtcggaataacgctattccgacgacataccgacgaaaaaagtcctcggaaattcatctttcctcggaaatccctcggaaatttccgacggaattccgaggaaattcatttcctcggaatattccgaggacttttttcgtcggaaattcctcggaatattccgaggaatatgtcgtcggaatattccgagggatacacttcctcgaaatatttccaaaattcaaaaaaaaatattataaatttatttttttaaattgaaattcaaaaatataaaattaaaattgaaatagaaaacatatttgaaatacaaaaaataataaaatagtttttataaataaaaaaaatgttttataaatacaaaattagttttaataaatataaatatttttataaatatgaaatcatctttttataaatacaaaatagtttttataaatataaaaaataataaaatagtgtttataaataaaaaaatgttttataaatacaaaattagttttaataaatataaatatttttatagatatgaaatcatctttttataaatacaaaatagtatttataaatacaaaaaataataaaatagtgtttataaatcaaaaaatgttttataaatacaaaattaattttaaaatatgaaatcatcttttataaatccaaaaaacgaatttatatacaaagaacgttttgtatatttaaaaatagtttttataaatacaaaaataaaatatagtgtttataaatcaaaaaaaaattttataaatacaaaattagttttaataaatataaatatttttataaatatgaaatcatcttttataaatccaaaaatcgaatttatatacaaaaacgttttgtaaaatcgaatttatataaatgttttgtaaatacaaaaataataaacaatttataaaaaaaattctaaatcaattcaacacaaccaaatcacaattctaaacctattacacaacaaatcacaatcctacccaatcaccctaacaaaaatctatcaaaaaactactaaaatcatcaaatctacttaaaaacctagcaaataggacctaagagagtgggataaggtccttacatgatttgtaaaggaatggaaaggattcgccggagagatcgtcgcgagagaaggtggagaacgccggaaggagagagagatcgccggagaggaagaagagagaaatggggaagaagagagaaatggggaagaagatgcggttcgagtttataaaaccttgggtctgacggatattttccgtcggaattccctcagtattttcaatttcaattttcgcgaaatatttggcggcttgtttgcccggttaaatgaaaatattccgaggaaattccgacggccacttaaatatccgtcggaatttcctcggaatattttcattaattcgaggaaaaagaatatcatgtgcatgtatttctattaatttatattgttcctcggaatttcctcggaatattctgaggaaataccgaggaactagtgtttggggtttcaaaacataaattttttttgccgtatttcatttcttatacaattgtaatgcataccattgaagattctttgtatagatgagcataaaccatgaaataacaaatttcaaaacgaattgtaagtattccctttaccgttcattaaagtgtataagtgtttctcttatgttgtggggatttcgttcatacaatcggaaaagtgtttattatagggtaatgaacaaatttttgacttcataatgaacgtaagacacttaataagggttatatag
The window above is part of the Brassica napus cultivar Da-Ae chromosome C3, Da-Ae, whole genome shotgun sequence genome. Proteins encoded here:
- the LOC106393772 gene encoding putative F-box/kelch-repeat protein At2g29810 → MGGCETPSADWVEAFDLERRVWLRWTWPMASNVRIDFVTYAVVKQRIYTLSPRAWCHAYDPRERTLETWAGGHELRGFWQASSCVVDGMLFNVDPGRFLGHLILVFDLKKQVWRPVKLKGAHGLPPCVYHYGYQSRMGNIGGKLVILVGNQTKWWNYEGEKSIWCVERRRQGGEIRGKVESVDVVFKTTKSTPTIELFRTVIV
- the LOC125583030 gene encoding uncharacterized mitochondrial protein AtMg00810-like encodes the protein MDTKIYFNNNAVAHPIQATCSFARLSEEHVVFIGNLDQEYVPKTYEEAMEHEEWRASVGDEVGKLGARVAKTPLEDGYKVLREGEIEDKPYADVKHYRRMVGKLIYLTITRPDVCFAVNQVSPNMQAPKIHHWNMVERILRYLREAPGQGVWMGCNKNTEIVGYYDADWTGDRVDRRSTTDYWQ